Proteins encoded in a region of the Cheilinus undulatus linkage group 8, ASM1832078v1, whole genome shotgun sequence genome:
- the LOC121513640 gene encoding zinc fingers and homeoboxes protein 2-like, whose product MSSRRKASTPCMIRPEQTMVELDDDEEDSHDMECVQPSVENHTEEGPMETNLSAETEPGVELDLTGKASDPTTAPDKPAAEPPDPSKTQRRQQGGYECKYCPFSTQNLNTFKEHVDANHPNVILNPLYLCAVCNFNTKKFDTLTEHNERCHPGESNFKFKRIKLNNQTILEQTIEGCSNAIIYNTSKGDEVSALPLNKPSTAKISKPKTVSSDNKRTESQIGKLTQDLTKKPITAVNVNGTVIIPETTLLKADGLSHIMPSLQRPINYTQVPKIAVPLNTTKYNPSLDDNLTLISSFNKFPYPTQAELSWLTAASKHPEEQIKVWFTTQRLKQGISWSPEEVEEARKKMFNGTISSVPQTFAVVAPQINSQSSSNLSASSAASKPLQQAASVLQSLPCQLLGQTSLVLTPVANGSTVTCAPLALTVANQSLKRPLASPGITTESKRPSIIQTISAPMTPSKLASSKVLSFTVDHNKTSEQLSVLRSSYTQCPFPEEDEIYRLIETTGLSRGEIKKWFSEQRLLNLKGVPPPPVLVKAEVTSASKDAPVKKAVPSHFPLLERVKGKSSEQLKALEESFQRSSSPTEADLDQLAQETRLSKTEVDCWFSERRALRDNMEKALLSMASKSSEDRVDRPGALLNGASHREQDGKRSSPHPPVLSSSSSSSPPVLAVSSPHPPILSSSASPPILTSSSSSSPHPPILSASTSPAPIIGRSLTLLREMFCRTQWPSPEEYSQLEVQTSLGRTDIVRWFKDHRSALKNGETLDWVENFQNQNPAEQQRSSQEQNGQSSDKKQTVSLEAKAVKMEEVGENTAATTERSDRDKVQWLTDRLAQSVTDLSRAGPDQTSSNAADKGRWVKVTVAVGEDREGVDRQKLAADTEVLTLEQPGRVTG is encoded by the exons TGTGTCCAGCCTTCAGTAGAGAACCACACTGAAGAGGGCCCCATGGAGACAAATCTCTCCGCAGAAACCGAGCCTGGTGTGGAGTTAGACCTGACAGGAAAAGCCTCGGACCCGACCACAGCTCCAGACAAACCAGCAGCTGAGCCGCCGGACCCTTCCAAGACTCAGCGCAGACAGCAGGGGGGCTACGAGTGTAAATACTGCCCCTTCTCCACGCAAAACCTCAACACTTTCAAAGAACACGTTGACGCCAACCACCCCAACGTCATCCTCAACCCCCTGTACCTGTGCGCCGTCTGTAACTTCAACACAAAgaagtttgacaccctgacggAGCACAACGAGAGGTGTCACCCAGGGGAGAGCAACTTTAAGTTCAAACGGATCAAACTAAACAATCAGACAATCTTAGAACAGACAATAGAGGGCTGCAGCAACGCCATCATTTATAACACATCCAAAGGGGACGAAGTCAGTGCTCTGCCTCTTAACAAACCCAGCACAGCTAAGATCAGTAAACCAAAAACAGTGTCCTCAGATAACAAACGGACTGAGTCTCAGATCGGTAAACTTACCCAAGATCTGACCAAGAAGCCAATCACAGCGGTCAATGTGAACGGGACAGTAATCATCCCTGAGACGACTTTACTCAAAGCAGACGGCCTTTCTCACATCATGCCTTCCCTACAGCGGCCTATAAACTACACCCAG GTGCCGAAGATCGCAGTGCCCCTCAACACAACCAAATACAACCCCTCACTGGACGACAACCTGACGCTCATCTCCTCCTTTAACAAGTTCCCGTACCCGACCCAAGCTGAGCTCTCCTGGCTCACCGCAGCCTCAAAACATCCAGAGGAGCAAATCAAAGTCTGGTTCACCACACAGAGGCTCAAACAGGGCATTAGCTGGTCTCCTGAGGAG GTGGAAGaagccagaaaaaaaatgttcaacgGCACAATCTCTTCCGTGCCTCAGACCTTTGCCGTGGTCGCTCCTCAGATCAACTCCCAATCATCCTCCAACCTGTCCGCCTCCTCCGCCGCCTCCAAACCCTTACAGCAGGCCGCCTCCGTCCTGCAGTCGCTGCCATGTCAGCTCCTGGGACAGACCAGCCTGGTGCTGACTCCTGTAGCTAATGGCTCCACGGTCACATGTGCACCGCTGGCACTCACTGTCGCAAATCAG TCACTCAAACGTCCCCTGGCCTCCCCTGGGATCACCACAGAGAGTAAAAGACCCTCCATCATTCAGACCATCTCTGCGCCCATGACACCATCCAAGCTGGCCTCATCCAAGGTGCTCAGTTTCACCGTTGACCACAACAAAACCTCTGAGCAGCTCTCGGTGCTGAGATCCAGCTACACACAGTGTCCTTTCCCTGAGGAAGACGAG ATCTACAGGCTGATAGAAACCACCGGGCTGTCCAGAGGAGAGATAAAGAAATGGTTCAGTGAGCAGAGACTCCTTAATCTCAAAG GCGTTCCTCCTCCACCTGTTCTGGTGAAGGCCGAGGTGACATCAGCATCCAAAGACGCTCCCGTGAAGAAAGCGGTGCCCAGCCACTTCCCCCTGCTGGAGAGGGTGAAGGGGAAATCATCGGAGCAGCTGAAGGCGCTGGAGGAGAGTTTTCAGAGAAGCAGCTCTCCAACTGAGGCAGATCTAG ACCAGCTGGCCCAGGAGACCCGCCTGTCCAAGACGGAGGTGGACTGCTGGTTTTCAGAGCGGCGGGCGCTGAGGGACAACATGGAGAAGGCTTTACTCAGCATGGCTTCAAAGAGCTCCGAGGACAGGGTGGACCGGCCAGGAGCGCTGCTGAACGGAGCGTCGCATCGAGAGCAGGACGGGAAACGCTCCTCTCCTCACCCAcctgtcctctcctcctcctcctcatcctcccctCCTGTGCTCGCTGTCTCCTCCCCTCACCCACcaatcctctcctcctctgcctcacCTCCCATCCTCacatcatcatcctcctcttctcctcatcCTCCCATCCTGTCGGCCTCCACCAGCCCGGCTCCAATTATCGGCCGCTCACTCACACTGCTCAGAGAG ATGTTCTGTCGGACTCAGTGGCCTTCTCCTGAGGAGTACAGCCAGCTGGAGGTCCAAACAAGTCTCGGACGCACAGACATTGTCCGCTGGTTCAAGGACCACCGCTCTGCTCTGAAGAATGGTGAAACTCTCGACTGGGTGGAAAATTTCCAAAACCAGAACcctgcagagcagcagagaagcAGCCAGGAACAGAACGGACAGAGCTCTGACAAAAAACAGACCGTTTCCCTGGAAGCCAAGGCTGTGAAAA TGGAGGAGGTTGGTGAGAACACAGCAGCAACTACAGAGCGTTCTGACCGAGACAAAGTCCAGTGGTTGACAGACAGGTTAGCTCAAAGTGTGACAGATCTGAGCCGGGCCGGGCCTGACCAGACCAGCTCCAACGCTGCTGACAAAGGAAG GTGGGTAAAAGTGACTGTGGCAGTGGGAGAGGATAGAGAAGGAGTGGACAGACAGAAACTGGCAGCAGACACTGAAGTCCTGACTTTGGAGCAGCCTGGGAGGGTCACTGGTTGA
- the derl1 gene encoding derlin-1 encodes MSDIGDWFRSIPFITRTWFAASIAVPFIGKLGLVDFRNLMLVPELVLNRFHLWRPVTATLYFPITPNTGFLYMVNLYFLYHYSTRLETGAFDGKPADYIFMLLFNWICIVIVGMLMDMRLLMIPLIMSVLYVWAQFNKDTIVSFWFGTRFKAHYLPWVILAFNFIIGGSFVNELTGNLVGHLYFFLMFKYPIDLGGRSFLSTPEILYRYFPNRRGGVSGFGVPPSRPAAQHHAGGGGGGGGGIGGRHNWGQGNRLGGE; translated from the exons ATGTCAGATATCGGCGACTGGTTCAGAAGCATCCCTTTCATCACCCGGACCTGGTTCGCTGCCTCCATAGCTGTACCCTTTATCGGGAAACTAGGACTGGTTGATTTTAGGAACCTCATGCTGGTCCCGGAGCTGGTCTTAAACAGATTTCAT cTTTGGAGACCAGTGACAGCCACCCTGTATTTCCCCATAACACCTAACACTGGCTTTCTGTATATGGTCAACCTGTATTTCCTCTACCACTACTCCACACGGCTAGAAACAG gagCTTTTGATGGCAAACCTGCAGACTatattttcatgcttttgttCAACTGGATCTGCATCGTT ATAGTTGGCATGCTGATGGACATGCGG CTGCTGATGATCCCACTGATCATGTCGGTGCTCTATGTGTGGGCTCAGTTCAACAAAGACACCATTGTGTCCTTTTGGTTCGGAACAAGATTCAAG GCACACTATCTACCTTGGGTCATCCTGGCCTTTAATTTCATCATCGGAGGCTC GTTTGTAAATGAACTAACGGGCAACCTGGTGGGTCACCTCTACTTCTTCCTCATGTTTAAATACCCCATTGACTTGGGAGGACGTTCCTTCCTCTCCACACCAGAAATCTT gtATCGGTACTTCCCCAACAGGAGGGGAGGTGTGTCGGGTTTCGGAGTCCCTCCCAGTAGACCGGCTGCACAGCACCacgcaggaggaggaggaggaggaggaggaggaatagGAGGACGACACAACTGGGGCCAAGGCAACCGTCTGGGGGGCGAATGA